In a genomic window of Candidatus Thiothrix sulfatifontis:
- the tusB gene encoding sulfurtransferase complex subunit TusB yields the protein MSMLHIVNKSPFERVAFASCLAHAKAGDSILMIEDAVVGAVDGSSFADKVKAAMSDKTVYVLGADLAARGLEGKAIDGIVSVDYAGFVDLTANNDTTQSWL from the coding sequence ATGTCTATGTTACATATTGTCAACAAGTCCCCGTTTGAACGTGTGGCTTTTGCAAGCTGCTTGGCTCATGCCAAGGCAGGCGATTCGATTCTGATGATCGAAGATGCCGTGGTTGGTGCAGTCGACGGGTCAAGCTTTGCTGATAAGGTGAAAGCTGCTATGTCTGATAAAACTGTGTACGTGCTAGGTGCTGATTTAGCCGCACGTGGTTTGGAAGGCAAAGCAATAGATGGGATTGTGAGCGTTGATTACGCGGGTTTTGTAGACCTGACAGCAAATAACGACACTACCCAAAGCTGGCTGTAA
- a CDS encoding respiratory nitrate reductase subunit gamma has protein sequence MTFVSIFYGLLFWVATLILIGGVAAKVRQYWNTPAPLKIPTTPAPITQSGVVWRMFREVVFFQSLFRANKILWLFAFLFHISLWLVLVRHSRYFVDMNEFLVFMQPFGRYAGITMVLGLAGLWARRFLVDRVRYISAPSDHLMLALLIAIGASGLMMSFVAHADVTQVKVFFGGMLTFGFFGEAGLPADPIVLVHLLLVALLMIIFPISKLLHAPGIFFSPTRNQVDNPREKRHVSGWALELERQGKNYLGELKK, from the coding sequence GTGACTTTCGTAAGTATTTTTTACGGACTGTTGTTTTGGGTCGCAACGTTAATTTTAATTGGCGGTGTGGCTGCAAAAGTTCGTCAATATTGGAATACCCCGGCCCCATTGAAAATTCCAACCACACCTGCACCGATTACGCAGAGCGGTGTTGTATGGCGCATGTTCCGTGAAGTGGTATTTTTTCAAAGTTTGTTTCGTGCAAATAAAATTTTGTGGTTGTTTGCGTTTCTGTTCCACATTTCATTATGGTTAGTGCTGGTTCGTCACAGTCGCTATTTTGTGGATATGAATGAATTTCTGGTGTTTATGCAGCCATTTGGTCGCTACGCAGGTATTACCATGGTATTGGGTTTAGCCGGTTTGTGGGCGCGTCGTTTCTTAGTGGATCGGGTGCGTTACATTTCAGCGCCTTCTGACCATCTAATGTTAGCTTTGTTGATTGCGATCGGCGCTAGTGGTTTGATGATGAGTTTTGTGGCTCACGCAGATGTTACTCAGGTTAAAGTATTTTTTGGTGGCATGTTAACTTTTGGTTTCTTTGGAGAGGCAGGTTTGCCAGCTGATCCAATTGTGTTAGTGCACTTGTTATTGGTTGCGTTATTGATGATTATTTTTCCGATCAGCAAACTGTTACACGCACCGGGCATATTTTTTAGCCCGACCCGTAATCAAGTGGACAATCCACGTGAGAAACGTCATGTATCCGGCTGGGCATTAGAATTGGAGCGTCAGGGTAAAAATTACCTAGGCGAGCTGAAGAAATAA
- a CDS encoding TusE/DsrC/DsvC family sulfur relay protein, whose amino-acid sequence MASINVGGKDIPLDEEGYLENLSDWTPEVAEILAKGEDVTLTSEHWEILNFLREYYEEYQIAPAVRVLTKAVGKRLGADKGNSKYLYSLFPYGPGKQACKYGGLPKPTGCV is encoded by the coding sequence ATGGCATCAATTAACGTTGGCGGTAAAGATATTCCGCTGGACGAAGAAGGCTACTTGGAAAACTTGTCCGACTGGACTCCAGAAGTTGCAGAAATTCTGGCTAAAGGCGAAGACGTAACCCTGACTTCTGAACATTGGGAAATCCTGAATTTCCTGCGTGAATACTATGAAGAATACCAAATCGCTCCAGCGGTTCGCGTTCTGACTAAAGCAGTAGGCAAGCGTTTGGGCGCTGACAAAGGTAACTCCAAGTACCTGTACAGCCTGTTCCCATACGGTCCTGGCAAGCAAGCGTGTAAGTACGGCGGTCTGCCTAAACCTACTGGTTGCGTGTAA
- the dsrB gene encoding dissimilatory-type sulfite reductase subunit beta, whose amino-acid sequence MAAPEMRDPIESGCPDGFQYMHPVMRRNFGLWAYHEDPRPGVLVHVSKTGEKVWTVRAGTQRILDVFTLRKLMDIGDTYGEGYVHFTIRSNIEFQLADGDKVEPLVKALEDAGFPVGGTRNSVTSLSHTQGWLHCDIPGTDASGVVKAMMDELLPEFKAWNMPNRVHITTSCCQINCGGQGDIAINVQHTKPPKINHALVGNVCERPSVVARCPVAAIRPAMVDGKPSLEVDEKKCICCGACYPPCPPMQINDHEATQLAVWIGGNHSNARGKPTFQRLVAAGIPNNPPRWPEATAIVKKILECYKAGAKDWERINEWVERIGWPRFFEVTGLPFTKYHIDNWRGARANLNSSTHIRF is encoded by the coding sequence ATGGCCGCACCAGAAATGCGCGATCCTATTGAATCTGGATGCCCGGACGGTTTCCAGTACATGCACCCAGTTATGCGCCGTAATTTCGGCCTGTGGGCATATCACGAAGACCCACGCCCAGGCGTTTTGGTTCATGTATCCAAAACAGGTGAGAAGGTTTGGACTGTTCGTGCGGGTACTCAACGTATTCTTGACGTATTTACCCTGCGCAAGCTGATGGATATTGGTGATACTTACGGCGAAGGTTATGTTCATTTTACCATTCGCTCCAATATCGAATTCCAATTGGCTGACGGCGATAAAGTAGAGCCGTTGGTGAAAGCATTAGAAGACGCTGGTTTCCCTGTTGGTGGTACACGTAACTCGGTTACTTCACTGTCCCACACTCAAGGTTGGTTGCATTGCGACATTCCGGGAACTGATGCTTCCGGTGTTGTGAAAGCGATGATGGATGAGTTACTGCCTGAGTTCAAAGCATGGAACATGCCGAACCGCGTACACATCACGACGTCTTGTTGCCAGATTAATTGCGGCGGTCAAGGTGACATCGCAATTAACGTGCAACACACTAAACCACCTAAAATCAACCACGCGTTGGTTGGTAATGTGTGTGAGCGTCCTTCTGTTGTAGCGCGTTGCCCGGTTGCGGCGATTCGTCCGGCGATGGTTGACGGCAAGCCTTCCTTGGAAGTTGATGAGAAGAAGTGTATTTGTTGTGGTGCTTGTTACCCACCATGCCCGCCAATGCAAATCAATGACCACGAAGCGACTCAGTTAGCTGTTTGGATCGGTGGTAATCACTCCAACGCACGTGGCAAGCCTACTTTCCAACGTTTGGTGGCAGCGGGTATCCCGAACAACCCACCACGTTGGCCTGAAGCGACCGCAATCGTTAAAAAGATTCTGGAGTGCTACAAAGCAGGTGCGAAAGATTGGGAGCGTATCAACGAGTGGGTTGAGCGTATCGGCTGGCCGCGTTTCTTTGAAGTGACGGGTCTGCCATTCACGAAGTACCACATCGACAACTGGCGTGGTGCGCGTGCCAACCTGAACTCTTCAACGCATATCCGTTTCTGA
- the tusC gene encoding sulfurtransferase complex subunit TusC, whose amino-acid sequence MSTKNFLFVNRKAPYGTVYALEALEVVLISAAFEQNVSLAFIDDGVYQITKGQNSRETGMKNFSPTFRALGDYDITKLYVSTESLTERGLTVDDLMELTYEDADDDYAEKPSIILVNREEMAAMMAEQEVILSF is encoded by the coding sequence ATGTCTACAAAGAATTTTTTGTTTGTAAACCGCAAAGCTCCTTACGGCACGGTCTACGCACTGGAAGCCTTGGAAGTCGTACTGATTTCCGCAGCGTTTGAGCAAAATGTTAGTTTGGCATTCATCGACGACGGTGTTTACCAGATTACTAAAGGTCAAAACAGCAGGGAAACCGGCATGAAGAATTTTTCTCCGACTTTCCGTGCTTTGGGTGACTACGACATTACTAAGTTATACGTCTCTACTGAGTCTTTGACAGAACGAGGCCTGACGGTTGATGACCTGATGGAGCTCACTTACGAAGACGCTGATGACGATTATGCTGAAAAGCCCTCTATTATTCTGGTCAACCGTGAGGAAATGGCTGCAATGATGGCAGAGCAAGAAGTAATTTTGAGCTTCTAA
- the dsrA gene encoding dissimilatory-type sulfite reductase subunit alpha — protein MATNNYPTPMLDVLEEGPWPSFISGFKKLRDEHPDERIRNTINGLMGQLEHSYETKMGYWKGGTISVFGYGGGIIPRFSEVGHMFPESKEFHTLRVQPPAGNYYTTDMLRQLADSWEKWGSGLQTFHGQTGNIMFIGANSVNFQHFFDEINEYGWDLGGAGPCVRTGMSCVGAARCEMSNCNEHAIHRRLMNNFTDDVHRPALPYKFKFKVSGCPNDCQNAIERSDFAVIGTWRDDMKVDQEAVKEMIMKKAKEIGKEGDRSAGRQYMFDNVISRCPTQALKLNDDDTLTVDNSNCVRCMHCLNVMPKALQVGDDKGVTILIGGKRTLKIGDLMGTVVIPFMKLDTEEDYERIVELAASIIDFWAENGLEHERCGEMIERIGLVNFLEGIGIDPDPNMIKQPRNVSYVRTDGWDEAAEAWFNRKREEKMAAAA, from the coding sequence ATGGCAACGAATAATTATCCAACGCCGATGCTGGATGTACTGGAAGAAGGCCCATGGCCTAGCTTTATCAGCGGTTTCAAGAAACTGCGTGATGAGCATCCAGATGAGCGCATCCGCAACACTATCAACGGCCTGATGGGGCAGTTGGAACATTCTTACGAAACCAAAATGGGCTACTGGAAAGGCGGTACCATTTCTGTTTTCGGTTACGGCGGCGGCATTATCCCGCGCTTCTCTGAAGTCGGTCATATGTTCCCGGAATCCAAAGAATTCCACACCTTGCGTGTACAGCCACCGGCTGGCAACTACTACACCACCGACATGTTACGCCAATTGGCGGATAGCTGGGAGAAGTGGGGTTCTGGTTTGCAGACTTTCCACGGTCAAACCGGCAATATCATGTTCATCGGCGCGAACAGCGTTAATTTCCAACATTTCTTTGATGAAATCAACGAATACGGTTGGGATTTGGGCGGTGCAGGTCCTTGCGTGCGTACTGGTATGTCTTGCGTGGGTGCGGCACGTTGCGAAATGTCCAACTGTAACGAACACGCGATTCATCGCCGTCTGATGAATAACTTCACGGATGACGTGCATCGCCCAGCACTGCCTTACAAGTTCAAGTTCAAAGTTTCCGGCTGCCCGAACGATTGCCAAAACGCGATTGAGCGTTCCGACTTTGCGGTAATTGGTACTTGGCGCGATGACATGAAAGTCGACCAAGAAGCCGTTAAAGAAATGATCATGAAGAAAGCCAAAGAAATTGGCAAAGAAGGTGATCGTTCTGCGGGTCGTCAATACATGTTTGACAACGTTATCAGCCGCTGCCCAACACAAGCACTGAAGCTGAATGACGATGATACCCTCACTGTGGATAACAGCAATTGTGTACGTTGTATGCATTGCTTGAACGTTATGCCAAAAGCACTGCAAGTTGGTGATGATAAGGGTGTAACCATTCTGATCGGCGGTAAGCGTACTCTGAAAATTGGCGACTTGATGGGAACAGTAGTCATTCCTTTCATGAAGCTTGATACCGAAGAAGATTACGAGCGCATCGTTGAACTGGCTGCTTCCATCATTGACTTCTGGGCTGAAAATGGTCTGGAACACGAGCGTTGCGGCGAAATGATTGAGCGTATCGGTCTGGTGAATTTCCTCGAAGGTATCGGTATCGACCCAGATCCAAACATGATCAAGCAACCACGTAACGTTTCTTACGTGCGTACTGACGGTTGGGACGAAGCTGCTGAAGCTTGGTTCAACCGCAAGCGCGAAGAGAAAATGGCTGCTGCTGCCTAA
- a CDS encoding TauD/TfdA family dioxygenase: protein MHNSPFNIKALTHYQAWRDKKLAAYPLRPEALMTTIEDPENPSETEIAQLQQICREHNLALYHFVQGDGRSKRHVHRLGQKVGLLRLDSNLCADEDSLTSLHVTAHAGQHDYIPYTNKPLSWHTDGYYNLPEAQIHGMLLHCVQPALEGGESWLLDHEIAYILLRDANPDYIHALMHPNAFTIPANVLNGESIRPEQSGPVFSVTAAGHLHMRYSARQRNVIWRDDPMTREAADFLLNLWQQDSPYKIRYTLQAGEGLLCNNVLHCRTAFKDSDDPTQTRLLYRGRYFNRVAEPKETLCSV from the coding sequence ATGCACAACTCTCCTTTCAATATCAAGGCGTTAACGCACTATCAAGCATGGCGCGATAAAAAATTAGCGGCTTACCCATTGCGGCCGGAAGCGTTGATGACGACGATTGAAGACCCTGAAAACCCTAGCGAGACCGAAATAGCGCAACTTCAACAGATTTGCCGTGAGCACAATCTCGCGCTGTACCATTTTGTGCAAGGCGACGGGCGCAGCAAGCGTCACGTCCACCGTTTAGGGCAAAAAGTGGGCTTGTTGCGGCTGGATAGCAATTTGTGCGCGGATGAAGATAGCCTCACGTCACTGCACGTTACCGCACACGCGGGGCAACACGATTACATTCCCTACACCAATAAACCACTGAGCTGGCATACCGATGGTTACTACAACTTGCCCGAAGCACAAATTCACGGCATGTTGCTGCATTGTGTCCAACCTGCACTCGAAGGCGGTGAAAGCTGGTTGCTGGATCATGAAATTGCCTACATTTTATTGCGCGATGCTAACCCTGATTACATTCACGCCTTGATGCACCCGAATGCCTTCACGATTCCTGCCAATGTATTGAACGGGGAAAGCATTCGCCCCGAACAATCCGGCCCCGTGTTTAGCGTCACCGCTGCGGGGCATTTGCACATGCGCTATTCTGCCCGCCAGCGCAATGTGATCTGGCGCGATGACCCGATGACACGCGAAGCCGCCGATTTCCTATTGAATTTATGGCAACAGGACTCACCTTACAAAATAAGGTACACATTGCAGGCGGGCGAAGGCTTGTTGTGCAACAACGTGTTGCACTGCCGCACCGCATTTAAAGACAGCGACGACCCGACACAAACCCGCTTGCTATACCGTGGGCGTTATTTTAATCGGGTCGCAGAACCCAAGGAGACCCTATGCTCAGTTTAA
- the tusD gene encoding sulfurtransferase complex subunit TusD, whose product MKYTILVNEGPYQHQSADTALQFARAALEKGHKIFRVFFYHDGVNNGTRLSVPPADDRLIQKSWSELAEKHGLDLVICIAAAQRRGLMDADEAKRQGLDANNIAPGFRISGLGQLVEGGTQSDRLVVFGD is encoded by the coding sequence ATGAAATACACAATTCTGGTCAACGAAGGCCCTTATCAGCACCAGTCTGCTGATACTGCACTTCAGTTCGCCCGTGCTGCATTGGAGAAGGGACACAAGATTTTTCGTGTGTTCTTCTACCATGACGGCGTAAACAACGGTACACGTCTGAGCGTCCCACCGGCTGACGACCGCCTGATCCAGAAATCTTGGTCAGAATTGGCTGAAAAGCATGGTTTGGACTTGGTTATCTGTATTGCAGCGGCTCAACGTCGCGGTTTGATGGATGCCGATGAAGCGAAGCGTCAAGGTTTGGATGCTAACAACATTGCCCCCGGTTTCCGTATTTCGGGCTTGGGTCAGTTGGTTGAAGGCGGTACCCAGTCTGATCGTTTAGTCGTGTTTGGCGATTAA
- the cas6 gene encoding type I-MYXAN CRISPR-associated protein Cas6/Cmx6 has translation MFWQEDEDKTLPYQAPDDVLDVSFAIACKQLPLDHAWDLAQAVQQALPWFADEIVAGVHPIHVAESGNGWERPDDAANQFLLPSRRTRMFLRIPKSRIFATQALSGTTLDVNGYAIDLRDMKEKPFVHTSVIFARYVLSDEAEDENSFLQRMATEVKRVADFKVKKMLCGKSHTLRTPDKVLHTRHLMIADLDSAPSIRLQQYGLGEGRKLGCGLFMPHKGIKTLKPTE, from the coding sequence ATGTTTTGGCAGGAAGACGAGGATAAAACCCTCCCCTATCAAGCACCCGATGACGTGCTGGACGTGAGTTTCGCCATTGCGTGCAAGCAATTGCCGTTGGATCATGCGTGGGATCTGGCACAAGCCGTTCAGCAAGCCCTGCCGTGGTTTGCCGATGAAATCGTCGCGGGAGTTCACCCGATTCACGTTGCCGAAAGTGGCAATGGCTGGGAACGCCCGGATGATGCCGCCAACCAATTCCTGCTACCGTCGCGGCGCACGCGAATGTTTTTACGCATTCCCAAATCACGCATCTTCGCAACGCAGGCACTGTCCGGCACAACGCTGGATGTGAACGGCTACGCGATCGACTTACGGGATATGAAAGAAAAGCCGTTCGTACACACCTCGGTCATTTTTGCGCGGTATGTGTTATCGGATGAGGCGGAAGACGAAAATAGCTTTTTGCAGCGCATGGCGACAGAAGTGAAACGGGTTGCTGATTTCAAAGTAAAAAAGATGTTATGCGGCAAAAGTCATACATTACGCACGCCAGATAAGGTATTGCATACTCGGCATTTAATGATCGCTGACTTGGATAGCGCCCCCTCAATCCGCTTGCAACAATACGGTCTGGGTGAAGGACGCAAACTGGGTTGCGGGCTGTTTATGCCGCACAAAGGCATCAAAACCCTAAAACCAACGGAATAG